Part of the Paludisphaera borealis genome, GGCGCCGGCCCCCTGAAGGCAGTCGAGCCCTTCGAGGCATTCGGCCAGCTCGGCCGCGATCGCCTCGTGCGCGCGCAAAAACGACGAGCGGTTCGGCCGCGCGCCGCGATCGCAGGCCGCCACGTAGTCTTCGAGAGCCGCGATCAGGCGATGGTCGGAGGCGGGCTCGTCCTGTTGTCCGGGACACGGGTCGAAGGCCGACGATTCGGTCGTGGTCGAGCCGCCGCTCTCGTAGAGGCGCCGACTCGCCGAAGGCGACCGTTCAAGGTCCATCGAGCACCTCCAGAGAACGCCGAAGCCGGGCCAAAGCTCTGGCCCACAGATTCTTCACGCTGTCCTCGGTCCGTCCCATCCGCTCCGCCACCTGGGGAAAGCTCAGTCCCTCAAGCTGGCGGAAGATGATGACGTCCCGGTAGTCGTTGGGAAGGCCGCCGATCGCGTCGGCCAGGAGGACGGCTTGTTCGCGTCGCGAGGCCTGGGCGCTGGGCGAACTCTGGGCGGCGACCAGTTGTCCTCCCAGCGATCGGGACGAGCGGTCGAGGTCTTCCCAGAGGTCGCGTTCGAGCCGAACGTCGCGTCGCTTGGTTCCGAAGTAACGGCGGACCTGGTTCGCCAGGATGCCGCTCAAAATCTGCCGCAGCCAGGCGAGAAATTCGCCCTCCGACGAGCCACGGAACATGCTGATCTTGCGATGCACTTCCAGCGAGACGTCCTGGACGATGTCGAGGACGTCGACCTTCCCCTGAATCCTCCGCCCGATCTGCACCCGGGCGAGCAAGGCGAGGTAGTTGTGGTAACGCTGAAGCAAAATCCCAAGGGCCGCGCCGTCGCCCGCGCTCGCCAGGTCGAGCAATCGGCCGACGGCTGCGCTCGATTCGGCGGTACGGCTCATAAAATCAGGCTCCGTGTGATCAGTCACCGATCCTTTCGGATCGCGCCGCGAAATCTTCCGAGAAAAACTTGGAAACCGGGGAACCGCTCCGAGACCGGGACGAAACCCGATGGGGTTTACCAAGGCCGGACGCGGAAGACCAGGCGATTTGAACGGATTTCAGGCCGCCGTCGTCGAGGCCTTCGGGAGCGGGTACCGAACTCCGCGCCGTCCGTTCGACCGCTGGATCGGCTTGGATCGTGGTCGGCCGGTCGTCGCCCCGCGCCTCGGCGAAGTTCCAGAAATGGATCGAGCCGTCGCGGCCTCCGTAGGCGATCCGCGCGCCGTCCTCCGTGAAGGCCAACGTCTTCACCCAGCCGAGCTTCTCGTCAAGGACCGCTTCGACGGCCCCCGTCTCGACGTTCCAGACCTTGACGGTCTGGTTCATGGTGGCCGTCGCCAGGAACCGGCCGTCGGGCGAGAGCACGAGGCGGTTGACGCCGTCGGGCTGGCCGAGGAACCGTCGTCGCAGCGCGCCGGTCTGAAGGTCCCAGAGCGTCGGACCGCCGCTGCCGAATCCCCAGGGAGAGACGGCCACCGAGCGGCCGTCGGCCGTGAACGCGAAGCAGTGGACCGGCCCGATCTTCGCGGCGAGCGACGTCAACTCGCGGCCGGTCTTCCAGTTCCAGAGCTTGAATTCGCCGGTGAAGTTGACCGCCCCCAGGGTCTCGCCGTCGGCCGAAAACGCCACGGAGTGAATCCGGTCCTGGAACCCCTGGAGCGTGGCGATTTCCCGCATCGACGGCGC contains:
- a CDS encoding sigma-70 family RNA polymerase sigma factor, which encodes MSRTAESSAAVGRLLDLASAGDGAALGILLQRYHNYLALLARVQIGRRIQGKVDVLDIVQDVSLEVHRKISMFRGSSEGEFLAWLRQILSGILANQVRRYFGTKRRDVRLERDLWEDLDRSSRSLGGQLVAAQSSPSAQASRREQAVLLADAIGGLPNDYRDVIIFRQLEGLSFPQVAERMGRTEDSVKNLWARALARLRRSLEVLDGP
- a CDS encoding WD40 repeat domain-containing protein, yielding MDRFDDSGSTEAAGRIRSGGVRLSLMSREALAVVVGVLVVGVLVVALTDGEPGVPGAQAIESAHDDLLESLVVASDQQTLISCGRDDTVRFWDLRSGPSSWGREIERLPHGSHPFALAPSPDRRFLAVGGLNDLAVWERGERAWTLVYTKQGGDYRGLAFAADSRTLAIGTPEGAVRIVDAPSMREIATLQGFQDRIHSVAFSADGETLGAVNFTGEFKLWNWKTGRELTSLAAKIGPVHCFAFTADGRSVAVSPWGFGSGGPTLWDLQTGALRRRFLGQPDGVNRLVLSPDGRFLATATMNQTVKVWNVETGAVEAVLDEKLGWVKTLAFTEDGARIAYGGRDGSIHFWNFAEARGDDRPTTIQADPAVERTARSSVPAPEGLDDGGLKSVQIAWSSASGLGKPHRVSSRSRSGSPVSKFFSEDFAARSERIGD